One window from the genome of Dermacentor silvarum isolate Dsil-2018 chromosome 5, BIME_Dsil_1.4, whole genome shotgun sequence encodes:
- the LOC119452831 gene encoding DNA ligase 1-like isoform X2: METESTPEADKKVEPKKEKDENKQMDEKKLTKVSPPTKKEPKDEKPSKKSRSSSPKDEKPSKKSKSPSPKDEKAKEKPQAVAGKKLQNFAFTSGKSDQNSSAASQVCNYDPTKANYDPVEDACWKKGAKVPYLALAITLDKIDGISGRLRIMEVLSNFLRSVLILSPDDLLSAVYLCLNKIAPDYQGLELGIGESLLVKALAEATGRTPDKVRAEASAKGDLGLVAESSRSQQRVLFAPPPLMLSHVFTKLRAIAEMTGNSVQQKKVDIIKVLLVACRQCEARFLVRSLGGKLRIGLAEASLLTALAHAAALSPPHGDPKASKKRLEEAALLVKTAYCECPDYERLINALLEEGVDSLPKRCRLSPGIPLKPMLAHPTKAISEVLNRFEGSAFTCEFKYDGERAQIHLLEDGSVRIYSRNQEDNTGKYPEVVSRIRAAITPDTKTCILDSEAVAWDRPSQTILPFQTLSTRKRKDTTEEEVKVQVCVFAFDLLYLNGESLVKETLRKRRELLRKILVEVPGETQLARSADLSTVEDIQEFLQESIKGSCEGLMVKSLDTVATYEIAKRSHNWLKLKKDYLDGVGDSVDAVVLGGYHGKGKRTGTYGCFLLGCYDPDNEEFQTLCKIGTGFSEEQLDQHSAFFKEHVIPAPKSYYRFDSSLAPDAWFEPCQVWEIKSADLSVSPVHKAALGLVDPEKGISLRFPRFIRIRDDKSPEDATSAQQVADLYNKQDHIKNKKAVIQETAAEEDFY, encoded by the exons ATGGAGACAGAGTCTACACCTGAAGCAG ACAAAAAAGTggaaccaaaaaaagaaaaagacgaaaacaaacaaatggatgaaaaaaaactaacaaaagtCTCCCCACCAACGAAGAAAGAACCCAAGGACGAGAAGCCATCTAAGAAGTCCAGGTCCTCGTCTCCGAAAGACGAGAAGCCATCTAAGAAGTCCAAGTCGCCATCTCCGAAGGATGAGAAAGCCAAAGAAAAACCGCAGGCCGTAGCCGGAAAGAAGCTCCAAAACTT TGCCTTCACGTCTGGAAAGTCGGACCAGAATTCGTCTGCTGCGAGCCAGGTATGCAATTACGACCCTACCAAGGCCAACTACGACCCCGTGGAAGACGCCTGCTGGAAGAAGGGCGCCAAGGTGCCGTACCTTGCCCTTGCCATCACCTTGGACAAGATCGACGGCATCTCGGGCAG GCTTCGCATTATGGAAGTTTTGAGCAACTTCCTGCGCTCGGTGTTGATCCTGTCGCCCGACGACTTGCTGAGTGCTGTCTACCTCTGCCTCAACAAGATCGCACCCGACTACCAAGGTCTTGAGTTGGGCATTGGCGAGTCACTGCTGGTCAAGGCACTTGCCGAGGCAACGGGGCGTACTCCGGACAAAGTGCGGGCAGAAGCCTCAGCCAAAGGCGACCTAGGCCTTGTTGCAGAG AGCAGCCGCAGCCAACAACGGGTGCTGTTCGCACCGCCGCCGCTGATGCTGTCGCACGTCTTTACCAAGTTGCGGGCAATTGCGGAGATGACTGGAAACTCG GTGCAGCAGAAGAAAGTCGACATAATCAAGGTCCTGCTCGTCGCCTGCCGTCAGTGCGAAGCTCGGTTTCTCGTGCGCTCGCTCGGGGGCAAACTGCGCATTGGCCTGGCCGAGGCATCGCTGCTGACCGCCCTggctcacgcggctgcactctCGCCACCTCACGGGGACCCCAAGGCATCCAAGAAGCGGCTTGAGGAAGCGGCCTTGCTTGTCAAGACAGCTTACTG CGAGTGTCCGGACTATGAGCGACTGATCAACGCCCTGCTGGAAGAGGGCGTCGACTCGCTGCCCAAGCGCTGCCGGCTGAGTCCCGGCATCCCTCTGAAGCCCATGCTCGCCCATCCGACCAAGGCCATCTCGGAGGTGCTCAACCGCTTCGAGGGGTCGGCCTTCACGTGCGAGTTCAAGTACGACGGCGAGCGAGCTCAG ATCCACCTCTTGGAAGATGGGAGCGTGCGTATCTACAGCCGCAACCAGGAGGACAACACGGGCAAGTACCCAGAGGTCGTGTCGCGCATCCGAGCGGCAATCACGCCCGACACAAAGACCTGCATCTTGGACAGCGAGGCAGTTGCCTGGGACCGTCCCAGTCAGACCATCCTGCCGTTCCAGACGTTGAGCACTCGAAAACGGAAG GACACAACAGAAGAAGAGGTCAAGGTCCAAGTCTGTGTCTTTGCTTTCGACCTTCTGTATCTCAACGGTGAATCCCTGGTCAAGGAGACCCTGCGGAAGCGCAGGGAGCTTCTCCGCAAGATCCTCGTTGAGGTACCCGGCGAGACCCAGCTGGCGCGCTCGGCCGACCTGTCGACGGTCGAGGACATTCAGGAGTTCCTGCAAGAGTCCATCAAAG GCAGCTGCGAAGGTCTCATGGTCAAGTCCTTGGACACTGTGGCTACGTATGAAATTGCAAAGCGCTCCCACAACTGGCTCAAG TTGAAGAAGGACTACCTCGATGGCGTTGGTGACAGCGTGGATGCCGTGGTTCTTGGTGGCTACCATGGCAAGGGAAAGCGTACGGGCACGTATGGTTGCTTCCTGCTTGGCTGCTACGACCCTGATAATGAGGAGTTCCAGACGCTCTGCAAG ATCGGCACCGGTTTCAGTGAAGAGCAGCTGGACCAGCACTCGGCCTTCTTCAAGGAGCACGTCATCCCGGCGCCCAAGTCGTACTACCGGTTTGACAGTAGCCTCGCACCTGATGCCTGGTTCGAGCCCTGTCAGGTGTGGGAGATCAAGAGCGCCGACCTCTCAGTCTCACCCGTTCACAAGGCAGCCCTTGGACTG GTTGATCCTGAGAAGGGCATTTCCCTGCGGTTTCCTCGGTTTATCAGGATACGAGATGACAAGAGCCCAGAAGATGCCACTTCTGCCCAACAG GTTGCAGACTTGTACAACAAGCAAGACCACATCAAGAACAAAAAGGCAGTCATCCAAGAAACTGCAGCCGAAGAAGATTTTTATTAA
- the LOC119452831 gene encoding DNA ligase 1-like isoform X1, translating into METESTPEADNKKVKTDPAASPKHKEMETKSTPEADKKVEPKKEKDENKQMDEKKLTKVSPPTKKEPKDEKPSKKSRSSSPKDEKPSKKSKSPSPKDEKAKEKPQAVAGKKLQNFAFTSGKSDQNSSAASQVCNYDPTKANYDPVEDACWKKGAKVPYLALAITLDKIDGISGRLRIMEVLSNFLRSVLILSPDDLLSAVYLCLNKIAPDYQGLELGIGESLLVKALAEATGRTPDKVRAEASAKGDLGLVAESSRSQQRVLFAPPPLMLSHVFTKLRAIAEMTGNSVQQKKVDIIKVLLVACRQCEARFLVRSLGGKLRIGLAEASLLTALAHAAALSPPHGDPKASKKRLEEAALLVKTAYCECPDYERLINALLEEGVDSLPKRCRLSPGIPLKPMLAHPTKAISEVLNRFEGSAFTCEFKYDGERAQIHLLEDGSVRIYSRNQEDNTGKYPEVVSRIRAAITPDTKTCILDSEAVAWDRPSQTILPFQTLSTRKRKDTTEEEVKVQVCVFAFDLLYLNGESLVKETLRKRRELLRKILVEVPGETQLARSADLSTVEDIQEFLQESIKGSCEGLMVKSLDTVATYEIAKRSHNWLKLKKDYLDGVGDSVDAVVLGGYHGKGKRTGTYGCFLLGCYDPDNEEFQTLCKIGTGFSEEQLDQHSAFFKEHVIPAPKSYYRFDSSLAPDAWFEPCQVWEIKSADLSVSPVHKAALGLVDPEKGISLRFPRFIRIRDDKSPEDATSAQQVADLYNKQDHIKNKKAVIQETAAEEDFY; encoded by the exons ATGGAGACAGAGTCTACACCTGAAGCAG ACAACAAGAAAGTCAAGACCGACCCAGCTGCGTCGCCTAAACACAAGGAGATGGAGACCAAGTCTACACCTGAAGCAG ACAAAAAAGTggaaccaaaaaaagaaaaagacgaaaacaaacaaatggatgaaaaaaaactaacaaaagtCTCCCCACCAACGAAGAAAGAACCCAAGGACGAGAAGCCATCTAAGAAGTCCAGGTCCTCGTCTCCGAAAGACGAGAAGCCATCTAAGAAGTCCAAGTCGCCATCTCCGAAGGATGAGAAAGCCAAAGAAAAACCGCAGGCCGTAGCCGGAAAGAAGCTCCAAAACTT TGCCTTCACGTCTGGAAAGTCGGACCAGAATTCGTCTGCTGCGAGCCAGGTATGCAATTACGACCCTACCAAGGCCAACTACGACCCCGTGGAAGACGCCTGCTGGAAGAAGGGCGCCAAGGTGCCGTACCTTGCCCTTGCCATCACCTTGGACAAGATCGACGGCATCTCGGGCAG GCTTCGCATTATGGAAGTTTTGAGCAACTTCCTGCGCTCGGTGTTGATCCTGTCGCCCGACGACTTGCTGAGTGCTGTCTACCTCTGCCTCAACAAGATCGCACCCGACTACCAAGGTCTTGAGTTGGGCATTGGCGAGTCACTGCTGGTCAAGGCACTTGCCGAGGCAACGGGGCGTACTCCGGACAAAGTGCGGGCAGAAGCCTCAGCCAAAGGCGACCTAGGCCTTGTTGCAGAG AGCAGCCGCAGCCAACAACGGGTGCTGTTCGCACCGCCGCCGCTGATGCTGTCGCACGTCTTTACCAAGTTGCGGGCAATTGCGGAGATGACTGGAAACTCG GTGCAGCAGAAGAAAGTCGACATAATCAAGGTCCTGCTCGTCGCCTGCCGTCAGTGCGAAGCTCGGTTTCTCGTGCGCTCGCTCGGGGGCAAACTGCGCATTGGCCTGGCCGAGGCATCGCTGCTGACCGCCCTggctcacgcggctgcactctCGCCACCTCACGGGGACCCCAAGGCATCCAAGAAGCGGCTTGAGGAAGCGGCCTTGCTTGTCAAGACAGCTTACTG CGAGTGTCCGGACTATGAGCGACTGATCAACGCCCTGCTGGAAGAGGGCGTCGACTCGCTGCCCAAGCGCTGCCGGCTGAGTCCCGGCATCCCTCTGAAGCCCATGCTCGCCCATCCGACCAAGGCCATCTCGGAGGTGCTCAACCGCTTCGAGGGGTCGGCCTTCACGTGCGAGTTCAAGTACGACGGCGAGCGAGCTCAG ATCCACCTCTTGGAAGATGGGAGCGTGCGTATCTACAGCCGCAACCAGGAGGACAACACGGGCAAGTACCCAGAGGTCGTGTCGCGCATCCGAGCGGCAATCACGCCCGACACAAAGACCTGCATCTTGGACAGCGAGGCAGTTGCCTGGGACCGTCCCAGTCAGACCATCCTGCCGTTCCAGACGTTGAGCACTCGAAAACGGAAG GACACAACAGAAGAAGAGGTCAAGGTCCAAGTCTGTGTCTTTGCTTTCGACCTTCTGTATCTCAACGGTGAATCCCTGGTCAAGGAGACCCTGCGGAAGCGCAGGGAGCTTCTCCGCAAGATCCTCGTTGAGGTACCCGGCGAGACCCAGCTGGCGCGCTCGGCCGACCTGTCGACGGTCGAGGACATTCAGGAGTTCCTGCAAGAGTCCATCAAAG GCAGCTGCGAAGGTCTCATGGTCAAGTCCTTGGACACTGTGGCTACGTATGAAATTGCAAAGCGCTCCCACAACTGGCTCAAG TTGAAGAAGGACTACCTCGATGGCGTTGGTGACAGCGTGGATGCCGTGGTTCTTGGTGGCTACCATGGCAAGGGAAAGCGTACGGGCACGTATGGTTGCTTCCTGCTTGGCTGCTACGACCCTGATAATGAGGAGTTCCAGACGCTCTGCAAG ATCGGCACCGGTTTCAGTGAAGAGCAGCTGGACCAGCACTCGGCCTTCTTCAAGGAGCACGTCATCCCGGCGCCCAAGTCGTACTACCGGTTTGACAGTAGCCTCGCACCTGATGCCTGGTTCGAGCCCTGTCAGGTGTGGGAGATCAAGAGCGCCGACCTCTCAGTCTCACCCGTTCACAAGGCAGCCCTTGGACTG GTTGATCCTGAGAAGGGCATTTCCCTGCGGTTTCCTCGGTTTATCAGGATACGAGATGACAAGAGCCCAGAAGATGCCACTTCTGCCCAACAG GTTGCAGACTTGTACAACAAGCAAGACCACATCAAGAACAAAAAGGCAGTCATCCAAGAAACTGCAGCCGAAGAAGATTTTTATTAA
- the LOC119452831 gene encoding DNA ligase 1-like isoform X3, with protein sequence METKSTPEADKKVEPKKEKDENKQMDEKKLTKVSPPTKKEPKDEKPSKKSRSSSPKDEKPSKKSKSPSPKDEKAKEKPQAVAGKKLQNFAFTSGKSDQNSSAASQVCNYDPTKANYDPVEDACWKKGAKVPYLALAITLDKIDGISGRLRIMEVLSNFLRSVLILSPDDLLSAVYLCLNKIAPDYQGLELGIGESLLVKALAEATGRTPDKVRAEASAKGDLGLVAESSRSQQRVLFAPPPLMLSHVFTKLRAIAEMTGNSVQQKKVDIIKVLLVACRQCEARFLVRSLGGKLRIGLAEASLLTALAHAAALSPPHGDPKASKKRLEEAALLVKTAYCECPDYERLINALLEEGVDSLPKRCRLSPGIPLKPMLAHPTKAISEVLNRFEGSAFTCEFKYDGERAQIHLLEDGSVRIYSRNQEDNTGKYPEVVSRIRAAITPDTKTCILDSEAVAWDRPSQTILPFQTLSTRKRKDTTEEEVKVQVCVFAFDLLYLNGESLVKETLRKRRELLRKILVEVPGETQLARSADLSTVEDIQEFLQESIKGSCEGLMVKSLDTVATYEIAKRSHNWLKLKKDYLDGVGDSVDAVVLGGYHGKGKRTGTYGCFLLGCYDPDNEEFQTLCKIGTGFSEEQLDQHSAFFKEHVIPAPKSYYRFDSSLAPDAWFEPCQVWEIKSADLSVSPVHKAALGLVDPEKGISLRFPRFIRIRDDKSPEDATSAQQVADLYNKQDHIKNKKAVIQETAAEEDFY encoded by the exons ATGGAGACCAAGTCTACACCTGAAGCAG ACAAAAAAGTggaaccaaaaaaagaaaaagacgaaaacaaacaaatggatgaaaaaaaactaacaaaagtCTCCCCACCAACGAAGAAAGAACCCAAGGACGAGAAGCCATCTAAGAAGTCCAGGTCCTCGTCTCCGAAAGACGAGAAGCCATCTAAGAAGTCCAAGTCGCCATCTCCGAAGGATGAGAAAGCCAAAGAAAAACCGCAGGCCGTAGCCGGAAAGAAGCTCCAAAACTT TGCCTTCACGTCTGGAAAGTCGGACCAGAATTCGTCTGCTGCGAGCCAGGTATGCAATTACGACCCTACCAAGGCCAACTACGACCCCGTGGAAGACGCCTGCTGGAAGAAGGGCGCCAAGGTGCCGTACCTTGCCCTTGCCATCACCTTGGACAAGATCGACGGCATCTCGGGCAG GCTTCGCATTATGGAAGTTTTGAGCAACTTCCTGCGCTCGGTGTTGATCCTGTCGCCCGACGACTTGCTGAGTGCTGTCTACCTCTGCCTCAACAAGATCGCACCCGACTACCAAGGTCTTGAGTTGGGCATTGGCGAGTCACTGCTGGTCAAGGCACTTGCCGAGGCAACGGGGCGTACTCCGGACAAAGTGCGGGCAGAAGCCTCAGCCAAAGGCGACCTAGGCCTTGTTGCAGAG AGCAGCCGCAGCCAACAACGGGTGCTGTTCGCACCGCCGCCGCTGATGCTGTCGCACGTCTTTACCAAGTTGCGGGCAATTGCGGAGATGACTGGAAACTCG GTGCAGCAGAAGAAAGTCGACATAATCAAGGTCCTGCTCGTCGCCTGCCGTCAGTGCGAAGCTCGGTTTCTCGTGCGCTCGCTCGGGGGCAAACTGCGCATTGGCCTGGCCGAGGCATCGCTGCTGACCGCCCTggctcacgcggctgcactctCGCCACCTCACGGGGACCCCAAGGCATCCAAGAAGCGGCTTGAGGAAGCGGCCTTGCTTGTCAAGACAGCTTACTG CGAGTGTCCGGACTATGAGCGACTGATCAACGCCCTGCTGGAAGAGGGCGTCGACTCGCTGCCCAAGCGCTGCCGGCTGAGTCCCGGCATCCCTCTGAAGCCCATGCTCGCCCATCCGACCAAGGCCATCTCGGAGGTGCTCAACCGCTTCGAGGGGTCGGCCTTCACGTGCGAGTTCAAGTACGACGGCGAGCGAGCTCAG ATCCACCTCTTGGAAGATGGGAGCGTGCGTATCTACAGCCGCAACCAGGAGGACAACACGGGCAAGTACCCAGAGGTCGTGTCGCGCATCCGAGCGGCAATCACGCCCGACACAAAGACCTGCATCTTGGACAGCGAGGCAGTTGCCTGGGACCGTCCCAGTCAGACCATCCTGCCGTTCCAGACGTTGAGCACTCGAAAACGGAAG GACACAACAGAAGAAGAGGTCAAGGTCCAAGTCTGTGTCTTTGCTTTCGACCTTCTGTATCTCAACGGTGAATCCCTGGTCAAGGAGACCCTGCGGAAGCGCAGGGAGCTTCTCCGCAAGATCCTCGTTGAGGTACCCGGCGAGACCCAGCTGGCGCGCTCGGCCGACCTGTCGACGGTCGAGGACATTCAGGAGTTCCTGCAAGAGTCCATCAAAG GCAGCTGCGAAGGTCTCATGGTCAAGTCCTTGGACACTGTGGCTACGTATGAAATTGCAAAGCGCTCCCACAACTGGCTCAAG TTGAAGAAGGACTACCTCGATGGCGTTGGTGACAGCGTGGATGCCGTGGTTCTTGGTGGCTACCATGGCAAGGGAAAGCGTACGGGCACGTATGGTTGCTTCCTGCTTGGCTGCTACGACCCTGATAATGAGGAGTTCCAGACGCTCTGCAAG ATCGGCACCGGTTTCAGTGAAGAGCAGCTGGACCAGCACTCGGCCTTCTTCAAGGAGCACGTCATCCCGGCGCCCAAGTCGTACTACCGGTTTGACAGTAGCCTCGCACCTGATGCCTGGTTCGAGCCCTGTCAGGTGTGGGAGATCAAGAGCGCCGACCTCTCAGTCTCACCCGTTCACAAGGCAGCCCTTGGACTG GTTGATCCTGAGAAGGGCATTTCCCTGCGGTTTCCTCGGTTTATCAGGATACGAGATGACAAGAGCCCAGAAGATGCCACTTCTGCCCAACAG GTTGCAGACTTGTACAACAAGCAAGACCACATCAAGAACAAAAAGGCAGTCATCCAAGAAACTGCAGCCGAAGAAGATTTTTATTAA